The window GTGTTGAATGAACATGGAAACGAGCACACATTTAGTTGATGGGCTCAGGCTTTCTTATGAAGTGTGCGAAGTCAAAATGTTAAAGGATTAGAACAATAAACTCATGATATGGCGTTTTACGTGACATTTAAGACCTTGGCAAATCAGTTCttgtaataaattataaaatggtaatatattaagaaatgaGTATGATCATTTCCATAGATCTAAAgctaatttgtaatttttcaaaaatatcaaGGTTTCTACTTTGTAAGTTTGGGATCAAGGCTATATAGACTATAGTGGAAGATAGTTTTAGAAATCGTGGAACATTTTGGTAAGGTCAAAGAGCATTAGTTGACAAATGCATAGGTTTTGGATTTTGATTTGCTAGTTAATAAGGATTGGATTTGAGTATTAGATTACTCGTCAAATCAAAAACCGAAATACTAGTACAAGAAATCATCGCTAACAAGATGTCAAAGGCATATATAGGATTTATATTTATTGGCTATAAGTTTAAGCTTTTTTCGACTTTACGCAATTGAAGAAGTCTATAATGGTTACAAGCCTTTTATCAAACTGAGGTACTAAGGTACCTTTGGGtaaagaggaaagaaaatgaaagaaataaaactgagatgaaaattttaaatcaaaacaaaatataaaagtgtgagattcacaccaaaatttaaaacttttcatctatttatctatttttttccccCTCATCCGAACGTACCTTAAGCTGGAACTTCTCACTGATTTTGTTCTTCATCGatattaaagttttttaatataattcttattattattcattgataatttgatatacatataatataaatatctcACTTAACATATTATATTAGGGTGATTACTAAATACTAATATAATACTAATACTGTATAACTATATGATATTGTCATATCATCATTagataattacaataattattttaaaaaattataagaaaaaaactaataaaaatatttaaaagacttaaactaaatttagtcatatttacaataattaaaaacttatttaattaagcatttaatatttaataatataattgttaTAAGTTGATCATCCAATTATAAATACACCATAACATATAAACCTAacctttcaatattttttgtttgagaaaaGCCTTTCAATACTCCATTGGTGctgttgaaaaatattaaacaccATGTTTTATAAGATTATACTTAAAAGAACACTAAAATGATAACATGTATATGTGTTTAAAATGGATATTGATTCCTTCAAATATTGGGAGACCTAATGAACCGTGAAAGACGCACGTGCTAATGAAAAGGGTCCCTTAACTGCGTTGAAGATGCGTGGGGTGCAAAGCAATGAAGGATGAAGATGGAATGATGATTGTTATTATCTATTGATAAATTGTTGTGGGGAGAATGCACTATGGAGGGTCCCAATCCAATCCAAGAGTCTCTTTTACGTTGATCCCACCTTTCTTTGTCTACCCCATGGCTACCATACTACCATTGTTTCATTTCTAGTTAACCAAAATTTCTCTAATAACAAACATTCTAGTGCATGGTGTTAAATTGAGTTTGGTCTAATAAGCTTGCTCCAACAACCTATAAATAAGAGAAGAATGGactataattttgaattttttagacTTAAAAAGAATGATTAAATTGATTCTATTAAGATCGTGTTTGTGGTACCGTTCCAAAATCCTTCAAATATAGTTTGTCCACACCAAGGCCTTTGTATCTTTTGTGTCTCGTAATTTGTGCGAACAAGATTTGGATAGCAAAATAAACATATACCAATTAGGTCGGGTTAGACCTATAAAATGTAAGTATGAAAGCAATTGAACCAATTCgctataatattatatatcataaaaattgtatacatttaaatttgaaaaactgGTCATTAGGCTAGGCTAAGACAACAAATCTTCAACTCATAAAAATTTGATCTAGTTTGGCTCACTTTCACACCTTGGTCAGATAGAGTCGTAGCTCAATTTGTCTCCTCTTTTAGtgcatctttaaaaataaatagataattttatattataaaaaatgtgaaCCACCATAGTCtgattttgttataaaaaaatattgtaatagtctgattttgtaaaaaaaaaaaaaacggttaTAGTTTATTTGGTTCAAGTTGGTATTTCAGGTTTTTTAAtggaaattaattaacaataaagTCAATGgatattttacattaattttatggtgatagaaaaaataagtatttaattaatgaatttcTAGTAATgtcattcaatatatttttttaacattgtataattaattagttgggcaaaaaaaatgttgtataattagagaagaaaattaaattacttaaaatttataaaataaaaatactaaattatcaCGGTGGGACTCATGAGATGAGAAATTTAACTTAAAGAACTCATCATGGTTGTTAATTGCATCATTATAAAGTTACTCTAAATAAAAATTCTGTGAATTTTTGGAAGGATTTTTAAAGATCTAAGAGCTACTCCTTCTGGGATCATTTCACTTTATAAGTTAAGCAGCAGTTTCTTATTAAAGCCTCGTAGTAGTGCAAATGAATTAATCGCGTGGGTGGTAATCCTAGTTGATTGTGCAAgaggagaagaaaaatattgagTGAAAGAGAAGAGACAGTTTTGAAAGAGGGTCAAAGGAAGggtgacaaaaataaaaatagaaatcagAGATAATTAAAGACATGAGGTAATTTatgaatcttaatttttttatgcatgagaataaaaatagacTCAACACATTATATTCAACTTAGACTCTCTGATTATGAATTCATATTTAGAAAAACTTTTAGAATTGTTctgtttgaaagaaaaattattaaaaatgtaacaagtaaatgaaaaaaaaatgtcattgtgatttgtgaggctcatacaataattatttagtaaaaataaattaaatatagcgTATTGATATTATAAAAGCTCACTTTTACGGTGTTATTTAATCATgaactttaattttatatttggtaagtttgatttttaaaaattatatattaaatgatttataattgattgataaaaaagTACACTAAGAATACACTAAAATTgaactaattttcttaagaaaaaattGGAGAGTATCACCGTTGGAATCGTTCAAACATCATAACTTCTATTTCATCATATGGTTTGCACGTGAACGGTAGGCGACCTTTCCATGTCATTTTCATGGTTGATCTGGCGTTTTTGGCACAATCCATGTTGTTGTTTGgttgtattaaattttaagaggaattaatattatttattataggtTGAAATGCAATAACTTTTGAATTATTAATAgggatgttttaaaaaaattaattcttcttatatttagagttattttttttactcctctcaaaattaattgagttattAAATTTGAGAATGAAATATTTCAATCAAACACAATTAATTTAAGCTCACCGCGTAAGTGTTTCTTTGACTGAAGTCTAAAACTAACatgcagaaagaaaaaaaatgattttcaggTTGACGAGCATGAACATCAaacttttctattttctaactCATAcgaaaaagaaaaggtaaagaaagaaagaaaaataagattgtTAGAATAATAAGGCTGATGGTTAACATTAGATAGggataaatttgttatttaaaaataaatgcgccaggaatgttttatattttttttataaaggaatgatttatatttttatgacaaaatcaaattgtcagaaaaataaaaacattatcttGAAAGACACACAGTTTAATGACACgttcctttcctttttaaatGCCTtgcttcaagttttttttttatgcatgtaAAAAAATGCCTTGCTTCAAGTGATTTTATTAATCTTTAAGAAGATTTTGAGTAAAATTTACCTCCTGTGTAACTTTCTCTTCTTAATTGCCTACACTTCCTTTATACAGAGACAGAAAGAGATTCTAATAACCTCGTCACTAGTAcaaattttcaacaaaaaacaattaaaacaaacaaatgtaGTGATAAAGCTTTTCCGTCCCCTTTTCCAAtaaacataaaaggaaaaaaaaatacaattaaagaaacacttttattataaaatggaagctttaaaaaatttatcagtgAGATTCAAACACTGCATAAGGTCATTTTTCCCCCACAAAAGATCTGTTTGGTATGACCATAATTAAGACCTTAAACTTTTTAGTAGTATCTAAAGTATTctcaaaaacttcaattttttttatcgattaTAAGACTAATCATCCATTGTAGAAAtcaaactcatattttttttccagaaatTTAACTTGTTTTGTTAATAAAGCTCCAACCATTCCATTGAGTTTCCATGTATCATAGCCTCACTACATACATATAAAGCCTGTTGGAAGACCTCATGAGGTTGCCCACTAAATATTATGGAacgacttttattttttattttcttctctaaattatgaaattgaaaaacttCACGACCTACGTATGTTTTTCTCTATTGTATGTTCCTTTTTCTCAATTGGCCTCACCATATATCCTTGCTCCTTTTATTCCATGAAAATGACAGTAACActcaagaaaaaaggaaaaggaaaagcacTTCCTGCACAAAGTGAATTTGATTTCATGCAAAACCCTGTTCAATTGTGATCCATTATTGACTAGAAGTACGATAGGAGTAACAAGCACTttgctttttattatttttattttattttaattggctAGTTAGTGAGAGCTTTTCGGTGACAATGAGTGTGTGAAGGACATTGCTCTTTCACACTAGCAAGGGCTGCCACTCAAATTGGCTTAGTTAGTTTAGAGCAAGTATTGACTGGAACCAAAATGGATGCTATCAAACATGAAGCAAAAATTGTTCGAAAAATAGACTCATCCAAAAGAACAGAGCCATGTTCGGAAAATCTGTGATATGGTAGTTTTAAGTATTGTATTGTAGCTCACTGCTCCACCCGTGATCATTATAAGCCAGAACTAAaaaatttccatattattttaGGCAAGTTCTACAATAAGCatgtgtttgaaaaaaaaatatatttattatgaaaatcagAAGAGAATGTAAAAAATggacaatataattttatgcagtcctataattttattttttttaatttcttaataatattttagagacaccagttatcatttttaaataccattaaaattatattctagcTCATTTATAATGTGATTTTAACATacaaatacattatttttttttatttagcatAGAAAGATACCGGTACCAATgcaatcatatttattttatcaaagtcTACAAAAAAATGATAAGCACGCCTGCAAAATGATAAAATCTGTCGCCATATGGGGagaaacaaaatcataaaaacaaaagagtgaGGGAAGAGAGATTTTGTAGGCCCATTCAGTTGGAATTTGCATAACTTTCTTGATCATTCAGTTACAGTTGAAATCGAgtaattttttcctttcaatatcAAACCAAGCCAATCCATACAGGTATATGATGATCTTTCCCAGAGTAATAAAGGTTTTAACAACATTGACCAAATGAAAGGGTTGAAAACCACCCGACACCTAGCTAAAGCTGTATatataacttaggaaccaataaaaactaagagaaaataaaagaataaaataaactgctattttttttttctggtatgTAATAAGAACAACTACTTGCTGCTCATCTTAATTCCCTCCTCTAGCCTTTCTACAGAATAAACAGAGTCAAAGTTCATGTTGTTGAAGGGACCATTGACTATTCACTTATGGAGCAACCTGCAAAAAGAACAAATTCaggttcaaattttgtttcaaaataataaatagataaacaGAAATGAAATTccaactgataaaaaaatatgcataacTTTTGCTCTGTTTAATCAAATATTGTCACTACCTGGTCTTGGAGCTCCCAAGAGTGAGCTCAAGATCATCTGTTCCAAAAGAAGCTTCATGGATCCTCTCTCCTTTCCAGGCATTCACTAAACCTGATGAGCTGCTTCCAAAGGCAAATTCATCTGAAACTGCTTCAGCCATTGGAATGTCAGAAGTGTTTTCGGAGCCTGCAGCTACGGCTGGAGAACATGTTCCACTTGCCCCTGGTGTCGTCCACATCCGGGAACCGCTGCCAACCATAGCATCTTCCTTGAGGCCAAATGGGTTGGAAGAGACCAGGCTGAAGGTTGGAGAAGTTGGTGCTAGTCCTCCCTGAGGAATCCTGATCTTGGAAAACCAATCTGTTTCGGCAACCTGGCGGCCGGGGCTTGGAGGAGTTGAAGAGGGCACAAAGGTGTATGCCGGTCCGCCCCACGCTGTCGGACAATTGGACTGATCCTCCCAATCAGCTCTGATCTGGGGCTTTCGGGATGATGGAGAGCTGATTGGAGGAGTGACTGGAGCACTGATGGAGCCATTCGGAATGTACAGCTGCGGAAGCTTGGAAGAGGATGCCGATGATGATCCTGATGAAAGGTTTTTGAGCCATGGAATGAGAGAATTGCCATCAGCATTTGGGTTTGGAGGAAAGGGGGATGCGCGAGGGCTCGGTAAGCAAGAAGAGCCTGGACTAGGGTTGTAGGAAGCACAGGGACTTGGATGGTAAGATGAGCATGGGCTTGCTGCTGCAGAACCACCTACTATGTCCATGCGTTCAACAGGAGGCTTGCATCccttcatataaataaaaaaatcattttgttaaTAATTCAGAGATAAGTAGATAGCATATACAATATATAACAAGTCTCCAAATGACTAACATTTGTAAAACCAAGATACTTTTGGCAACTAGATGGATTCACTGGCTATAAACAACAATGTAGCCATTTCCTCTTCAACAAGGCATCTATAATGCCTTTAAATCCCTGTTTCACTTTCACACATATAAATGTATTACACAGGACTAATTTGAAAAGTAACTGCCTATTGTTGGACCTTGTAGCACCCTAATAATAAACCAATGTCATGAAACctacaaagaataaagaaaacaagcatatccaacaaaagtaattttaaatcatGAAGTAAATTTTTTCAATGGAAAATTATATCATTGCTTAAATACAACAGTAaaggtataaaaataatataaataatggaGAGAATTAACTAACAAgcaataaaagcaaagacaTTGTACGGGCAGGATGCTTGTTTGTTTGtgtagttttctttcttttctcggtttgttattttcccatgttaaaaaaaaaaaaacgtttgtGACTAACATCTTTTTAGCTAGAGAACAATCAATGCATGCAAACAAAGAAACGAACTTTGATGGTTTATAAATGGTCCACTAATAATTATACATTTGTGGTAATTAGGAAACTAAGAGTTGATATTTCTACATAAGGGAATgaggttcttttctttttaaatgaaTCGGTGGATTTTATTAAACATGcatcaacaaaaacaacaaccaaCCAACAAATCAATTGCTGGAAACAGTAATCAAGCCATCTTTACAAATATTCCTACAGCTGTCAGAGTTGGAAAACGTTTACTCTTTACATTAATTTTGCCTAATCCAACACGTCAAAATTTGTCTGCCTTCAATTAAAACCATTTTGCAACCTAAAACTCATCACAAAAGTGTTCTTACTTCTCAGAATATCAATATGATCTCACTTTTATGGTAATGtgcattaaattaaaagtatataaaGTAATCCAACTAGatataaattctttcaaaaaaaaaaaaaactagatatCAATTCTGTAGGCAGCATCTACAAATTAATACAGCATTTAAAACTTGAACTGACTTAATAAGTCACCTCtaaatattgaaaaaagttgcttgcttttttttatgaaattggaTTGCTTGCCATTCTCATTAATTTTTGTATCCACTTATAACAAAGATAGAATAAGCCCCTTTACACACACGTACCCACacccctttttttctttattttaaaaaagaatatatataacaaaaaattaaaatgagtcCTATAGAGCACAAACAAATCTGGTGAATCAAAACAAGCCCTCTCTCCAAATAGTGAAGAGCGTCGTCATCAACATAAAGGCActgcataaaaataaataaacgcaACCGCGCCCCCTAAGAAAAGAAGACAAAATCACGGGAACTGAGGAAAAAAGGTACCCTCCAGATAAGAGAGTACCATGCAATGTCTGCAAAAGCTTCTGCCATGTTACAACAACAAGCACACCAAGCACGCAGACACCTAAAAACACTGTAAATTACCCATTTACCCCTACCAATTCCTTGAATTCCCGCTTTCCAGCCaagaaacttttggcatttccATTACCCATTACCATAATAACGgccattttctttctctttttttctccccCCTCGAGATCTATGccccccacccccccccccctgaGGTTTCTCTCGCGGATTATTATTATGACTCATCAAAACACCACCACGGAGGATGCAGAGAATCTTTTCACGCCCCAAAGCAAAAAACGCAGATCTAACCCCACTCACACACTCACATTTCACATAACACACAgcaataataacattaataattaataaaaaataataataataacagaaTCAAACAGCGTCATCCTTTCCGTAACTCCCTGCGCCTTTCGCGTCCTTCTGATTCCCACCACCAGTAGCATGTGCCATGCCACTGCCattaaattaaaccaaaacGACACCGTATGCACACGCCACCAAAAACAATccacattacaaaaaaaaaacgctaaaaaaagcaaaataagcaaattcagtaaaaaataatatccaaattcattaaaaaaaatcaagccaAATTTCTCATATTGCACATCAAAACTTAGATTCAATtccaaacaattaaaaataaattttcaagtcGAACACTAAGCGAAATTATTTCGCGAGTTATTGTGAtaaaactccaattctgattagagaaaaaaaaaatatatatatatatgaaattatatcTAAGTTTCGTTCTCGAATATAATATACCTTGCGATAGGTGGTGCCATCGGCTTCTACGGTCCAGCCGGCTTCGTTGCAGAGAGCCTTGAGAACTTCGTTGTTGTCGCAGTGTTTGGGGAGCTTGTAGTTGCCGTACATTCGCAGGCCGGAGAAGATCTTCGCCGCGATGGCTCTCCTCCTCCTCTCTCGCCTCTTGTTGTTCTCCCGCTCCTTCCACGTTGGCTGCCTCGCGACGGACGTCATCCTCTTCTCGCCGGAAAAATCAAAGAAGCTCCGAAAAGAACaaaggaacaaaaaaagaaacacacacacgcGAACACGAATGTTAGAAAGAAACACAGCACACAGCGCGAGTAAGCGAATTATAGAGGAAACGACATCCTTTctgctttttttatataaggtgAGCTAAAACGACGACGTCGGATTTGAGAGATTTGGGATTGTGATCTGAGTAGATCTAGGCGAGGGAGGTTGGGTGGTGGAGGCGGAGGAGCATGGTGGCCGGAAAAGCCGCCGGAAAAGAGAGGAAGTGGGTTTGTGTTAGGTGTGAACTGTGCACAATGGGGAGAAGAGAAGGTTGAAGGAgcgaaagagaaagagaagtggACTAAATACGTTGAGGAGAGGGAATTGGGCTTGGTTTTGGGGGTATTTACGGATGTGCCACTagatttagagagagagagtgggATTTTGGTACGTGCGTGACTGGACTACGTGTTAAGGTTGACTGAGCCAAACTCTGCCTCTGTAATCTGTATGGCAGTGTAGTTAAAGAAACGAATTTGTCAAGGAGTTTTACTAATCaaggaatttaatttaattaaaaaaattaatgaatgtaggatttagtatttatttattttttaaaaattaaggatgTTTTTAATCAGGGGCGTTTTTGTTTAGGACAATTGAAGCCTGAAAAAGATGAAAGACTCTGTTTTAAGTaacatttaaagtttaaacttaaGCAAAGACAAAGACAAGGTTTGAACTGTaagttattatttgatgatgtaatgttttttattttttctatcaaattttgtaaatgatttttactgtaaagatattttttatagtatttgatacatgaaaatataaccacttatttgtgtgtgtgtttttttagcAATAACATATattgaagtaatttttaaatcttACTAATTTAATGCTtaataataagtttttaatgccaattatatataaaaattaaaattgttttgaaggagaaatttaaatgattataattaataaaaataataataatttgataccggaaaaataaaatcataatttattaag of the Glycine max cultivar Williams 82 chromosome 13, Glycine_max_v4.0, whole genome shotgun sequence genome contains:
- the BES1-9 gene encoding BES1/BZR1 homolog protein 4 isoform X1, which encodes MTSVARQPTWKERENNKRRERRRRAIAAKIFSGLRMYGNYKLPKHCDNNEVLKALCNEAGWTVEADGTTYRKGCKPPVERMDIVGGSAAASPCSSYHPSPCASYNPSPGSSCLPSPRASPFPPNPNADGNSLIPWLKNLSSGSSSASSSKLPQLYIPNGSISAPVTPPISSPSSRKPQIRADWEDQSNCPTAWGGPAYTFVPSSTPPSPGRQVAETDWFSKIRIPQGGLAPTSPTFSLVSSNPFGLKEDAMVGSGSRMWTTPGASGTCSPAVAAGSENTSDIPMAEAVSDEFAFGSSSSGLVNAWKGERIHEASFGTDDLELTLGSSKTRLLHK
- the BES1-9 gene encoding BES1/BZR1 homolog protein 4 isoform X2, with the translated sequence MTSVARQPTWKERENNKRRERRRRAIAAKIFSGLRMYGNYKLPKHCDNNEVLKALCNEAGWTVEADGTTYRKGCKPPVERMDIVGGSAAASPCSSYHPSPCASYNPSPGSSCLPSPRASPFPPNPNADGNSLIPWLKNLSSGSSSASSSKLPQLYIPNGSISAPVTPPISSPSSRKPQIRADWEDQSNCPTAWGGPAYTFVPSSTPPSPGRQVAETDWFSKIRIPQGGLAPTSPTFSLVSSNPFGLKEDAMVGSGSRMWTTPGASGTCSPAVAAGSENTSDIPMAEAVSDEFAFGSSSSGLVNAWKGERIHEASFGTDDLELTLGSSKTR